One region of Danio aesculapii chromosome 7, fDanAes4.1, whole genome shotgun sequence genomic DNA includes:
- the apip gene encoding methylthioribulose-1-phosphate dehydratase → MSSVVNAAYAEYNGKEKGDQEDPRVLIPELCRLFYELGWVTGTGGGISLRHGEHIYIAPSGVQKERIQPEDLFVCDIDEKDISCPPSQKKLKKSQCTPLFMNAYTMRGAQAVIHTHSKSAVMATLLFPGKEFRITHQEMIKGIRKGNSGTNFRYDDTLVVPIIENTPEEKDLKERMARAMDMYPDSCAVLVRRHGVYVWGETWEKAKTMCECYDYLFDIAVQMKQSGLDPSAFPTEEKGIV, encoded by the exons ATGTCGTCGGTCGTGAACGCTGCGTATGCCGAGTACAACGGAAAAGAGAAAGGG GATCAGGAAGATCCTCGTGTGTTGATCCCAGAGCTCTGCAGACTCTTCTATGAGCTGGGCTGGGTGACGGGAACCGGCGGAGGAATAAGCCTTCGTCATGG TGAGCACATTTATATAGCTCCCTCAGGTGTTCAGAAGGAGAGAATACAA CCAGAGGACTTGTTTGTGTGTGACATTGATGAAAAGGACATCAGTTGTCCTCCTTCACAGAAGAAGCTGAAGAAGAGCCAGTGCACGCCACTCTTCATGAACGCCTACACTATGAGAG GTGCTCAGGcagttattcacacacactcaaagtctGCTGTAATGGCAACTCTCCTGTTTCCTGGAAAGGAATTCCGTATCACACACCAAGAGATGATTAAGGGGATTCGGAAAGGAAACTCGGGCACAAATTTCAG GTATGACGACACTCTAGTTGTTCCAATAATTGAAAACACCCCAGAGGAGAAAGACTTGAAGGAGCGCATGGCTCGTGCCATGGACATGTACCCCGACTCCTGCGCTGTCCTCGTCCGGAGACATGGGGTCTACGTCTGGGGAGAGACTTGGGAGAAAGCAAAGACAAT GTGTGAATGTTATGACTACTTGTTTGACATTGCTGTGCAGATGAAACAGAGTGGCCTGGATCCTTCTGCTTTTCCCACTGAGGAGAAAGGCATTGTTTGA
- the cd44a gene encoding LOW QUALITY PROTEIN: CD44 antigen (The sequence of the model RefSeq protein was modified relative to this genomic sequence to represent the inferred CDS: inserted 5 bases in 4 codons; deleted 3 bases in 2 codons), whose translation MKYTKYEVPDPCLLLDHPAVLQAAPVQGNSARCCFAGVFHIKGISRYSXTFQKAGELCQRLGYRLATQEQVTEAYKKGLRTCRYGWIDGQNVTFLPNINGPNCDSSSAELNFPCKAAEYLSDAYCFGPKDSSPKCEDNVKSEDFMNGNAAKDISFYEKPREDIITEFKTEGFLVDVEEILERVKRETSLLSDMKPSTVTSMKNNEDIKDPTSKPHIGKTPSVLLFDTEGSGSGLIDPEPSHFTTSPVTTETTKSYLKENDTEKDEVVVPVRARNVNTNQVQDTTQINVSLTPESKVEEVVSEGSSSTWMIITAFCVXVGVIVCIXVAIGTRDKWYGPSKSADITTEKNNKDYSKTETLPLSEKSXEIVALMNVTNMKNGQTVDITATDEY comes from the exons ATGAAAtataccaaatatgaagtgccggatccg TGTTTGCTACTGGATCACCCAGCTGTACTTCAGGCAGCCCCGGTTCAGG GTAACAGTGCGAGATGCTGTTTTGCTGGTGTTTTCCACATCAAGGGAATCAGTCGTTACT CTACCTTTCAGAAGGCTGGTGAACTGTGTCAAAGATTAGGTTACAGACTTGCAACACAAGAGCAGGTCACT GAAGCCTACAAAAAAGGCTTGAGAActtgcag ATACGGCTGGATTGATGGTCAAAATGTCACGTTCCTCCCAAACATTAATGGTCCAAACTGTGACTCCAGCTCTGCTGAGCTCAACTTTCCATGC AAAGCAGCAGAATATCTTTCTGATGCCTACTGTTTTGGACC CAAAGATTCATCGCCAAAGTGTGAAGACAATGTTAAATCTGAGGATTTTATGAATGGAAACGCAGCCAAAGACATTTCATTCT ATGAAAAACCACGTGAAGACATTATTACAGAATTCAAGACAGAAGGGTTTTTGGTAGATGTGGAAGAAATATTGGAAAGAGTAAAAAGAGAAACGTCTCTTCTGAGTGACATGAAACCCTCAACTGTGACCTCTATGAAAAATAATGAAGACATCAAGGACCCTACAAGCAAGCCCCATATTGGAAAGACCCCCAGTGTTTTGCTATTTGATACAGAGGGCAGTGGATCAGGGTTGATTGATCCTGAGCCTAGTCATTTCACAACAAGTCCGGTTACTACAGAGACAACGAAGAGTTATTTAAAAGAAAACGATACTGAAAAGGATGAAGTGGTGGTTCCAGTACGTGCTAGAAATGTGAACACCAATCAAG TCCAGGACACAACACAAATTAATGTATCTTTAACACCAGAAAGTAAAGTGGAGGAGGTGGTTTCAGAGGGATCGTCTT CAACTTGGATGATAATCACTGCATTCTGTG TTGTTGGAGTCATAGTATGCA TTGTGGCTATTGGCACTAGAGACAA GTGGTATGGACCCAGTAAGAGCGCAGACATCACAACTGAAAAGAACAACAAAGACTACAGTAAAACAGAAACGCTGCCGCTGTCAGAGAAGAG AGAGATTGTGGCACTGATGAATGTTACGAACATGAAAAATGGGCAAACAGTGGACATTACAGCTACAGATGAATATTGA